In Streptomyces liangshanensis, the DNA window ACCTGTACGCCGACGAGGTCGGGCACAACGAGTCGCTGATCGCCAAGGCCCTCGCGTCCCACGACCGGGGCGGCGAGGTGCTCGTCGCCACCAAGGGCGGCCACCTGCGGCCGGGCGACGGCTCGTGGACGCTGGACGGCAGGCCCGAGCACATCAAGGCCGCGTGCGAGGCGTCGCTGGGGCGGCTGGGGGTCGAGGCGATCGGGCTGTACCAGTTCCACCGCCCGGACCCGAAGGTCCCGTACGCGGAGTCGGTCGGCGCGATCCGGGACCTGCTCGACGCGGGCAAGATCCAGCAGGCCGGCATCTCGAACGCGGACCCGGACATGATCCGGCTGGCGAACGACATCCTCGGCGGGCGGCTGGTGTCCGTGCAGAACCAGTTCTCCCCCGCTTACCGCTCCAGCGAACCGGAGTTGGAGCTGTGCGCGGAGCTGGGCATCGCGTTCCTGCCGTGGAGTCCGTTCGGCGGCATCACGCGGGCCGGTGAACTGGGGTCGCGGTTCGCCCCGTTCACCCGCGTGGCCGAGGCGCACGGGGTGAGCGCGCACCAGGTCTGCCTGGCGTGGCTCCTCGCCAAGTCCCCTACGGTGGTGCCGATTCCGGGCTCCAGCCGCCCGGCAACGGTCCGCGACTCGGTCGCGGCGGCCGATCTGACCCTGACGGCCGAGGAGTTGGCGGAGCTCGACGCGGCGTAGCGCCGCGCGGCGGGGTGCCGCGTGGCGGCGTGGCGGGTGCCGCTTGGCGCCGTGGGGCGCGGCGGCGGGGGGCGCGGCGAGCTGGGGCCGGGTGCACCAGGGCGAGGTGTTCCGAGGCCGGGTGCCGGGGCCTGGTGTGCTGGGGCGAGGGGTTCCGGGCCCAGGCGTTCCGGGCCAGGTGGTCCGGGCCCAGGGCTTCCGGCCCAGGCGCTCCAGGCCCAGGTGCTCCGGAGCGAGGGGTTCCGGCGCAGGTACTCCGGGCCCAGGCGTTCCGGGGCGAGGGGTTCCAGGTTCGGGCGTACCGGCCCTGGCGTACAGGGCCGGGCGTACAGGGCCGGGCGTACAGGGCCATGGTGGTCCGGCCCAGGCGTTCCGGGCCCAGGTGCTCCTGCCCAGGCGTTCCGGCCCGGGTGCTCCGGGCCCAGGTGCTCAGGGCCAGGTGGTCCGGGCCCAGGTGGTCCGGGCCCAGGTGTTCCAGGGCGAAGGTTTCCAGGCCCGGGCGTACCGGGCCACGGTGGTCCGAACCCAGCGCGCCGAGCCCAGCGCACCGGGCCTCGCGCCGACGTCAGCGCCCGCCGGGCGGGTCCGAGCGGCCCGGCCGGCGGGCGCCGGCGCCACGAGGTCGCGTAACTCCCCGCCCCGTCCGACCCATTGACCCCCTGTAATCCCGCGACCTACTCTGTGCGACGTACTCCAGAAAGCGCTTTCTAACCCGCCGGCTCCACCAGCACCCGGGAGCGCCCATGAGAACCTCGTCGCCCATTCTTGTGCTCACCGCGCTACTGGCTCTTGTCCTCGGGCTCGGGATGGCCTCGCCGCCCCGGGCCGACGCCGCGCCGTTCCGCGTCCTGGTCTTCTCGAAGGTCACCAACTTCTCGCACGACTCGATCCCCGCCGGGGTCGAGGCCGTCAGGCAGCTGGGCAGTGAGAACGGCTTCGAGGTCGAGGCCACCACCGACGCCACCGCCTTCACGACGGCCAACCTCGCCCGCTTCCAGGCGATCGTCTTCAACAACACCAACTCCACCCCGGAGAGCGGCGATCTGCTCGACGCCCCGCAGCGCGCCGCGCTCCAGGGGTTCGTGCGCGCGGGCGGTGGCTGGGTCGGTCTGCACGCGGCCTCCGCCAGCGAGCGCGACTGGGGCTGGTACGAGGGGCTGGTCGGCGCCATCTTCGACAAGCACCCCGCGATCCAGACCGGCCGCGTCAAGGTCCTCGACCAGGCCCACCCCTCCACCAAGGGGCTTCCCGAGCTGTGGGAGCGCACGGAGGAGTGGTACAACTGGCGCACCAATCCGACCGGCAAGGTCCACACGCTCGCCCAGATCAAGGTGAACGACGGAATCACCGGTCTGGACGAGGGCGTCGACCACCCGTGGTCCTGGTGCCAGAACTACGACGGCGGACGCTCCTGGTTCACCGCCGGCGGCCATGACGCGGCCGCCTTCCAGGAGGCCGCCTTCCGCAAGCACCTCCTCGGTGGCATCCAGTGGGCGGCGGGCAACAAGCCGGGCGACTGCACGGCCACGAAGACAGGTTCGTTCCAGCGGACCGCGCTGGCCACCGAGGACCTGGCCGACCCCTTCGAGCTGGCCGTCGCCCCGGACGGCCGGGTGTTCTTCATCCAGCGCACCGGCAAGCTCAAGGTGATCGACCAGAAGACCCTGAAGGTCTCCACGGCCCTGGACTTCGCCTACACACCGGAGATGACGAGCCAGTCGGACGGTCTCCTCGGCCTGGCGCTCGACCCGGACTTCGCGACAAACAACTGGCTCTATCTGCTGAACTCCGACAAGACCGAGAAGCAACTGAACCTCTCGCGCTTCACGGTCACCGGCAACACCGTCGAACCGGGCTCCGAGAAGCGGCTGTTGACCGTCCCGACCCAGCGCGACGAGGGCCGGGCCAACTCGCACATGGCCGGGTCGATCGCCTTCGACAAGAACGGCGACCTGTACATCGCGACCGGCGACAACACCGACCCGTTCGCCTCCGACGGCTTCACGCCGATCGACGAGCGCGAGGGCCGCCGCGCCTGGGACGCCCAGCGCACCTCGGGCAACACGAACGACCTGCGCGGCAAGATCCTGCGCATCACCCCCGAGGACGACGGTACGTACTCCGTCCCGGAGGGCAACCTCTTCGCGCCCGGTACGGCACAGACGCGGCCCGAGGTCTACGCGATGGGCATGCGCAACCCGTTCCGCATCACCACCGACCCGCGCAGCGGGGCCCTGATGGTGGCCGACTACGGCCCCGACGCCCGGGCGGCCGTCGCCGACCGCGGCCCGGAGGGGACGGTCGAGTACAGCCGCATCACCGAGGCGGGGAACTACGGCTGGCCGTACTGCACGGGCAACAACACCCCGTTCAACGACTACGACTTCGCCACCAGGACCTCGGGCCCGAAGTTCGACTGCGGCAACCTCGTCAACGACTCGCCGTACAACACGGGCCTGCGTGATCTGCCCCCGGCCAAGCCCGCGACGGTCTGGTACGCCTACTCCGCGTCGCCGCGCTTCCCCGAACTGGGCACGGGCGGCGGCGGACCGATGAGCGGACCCGTCTACGACTACGACCCCGCGAACCCCAACCCGGCCAAGTTCCCCGAGTACTTCGAGGGGAAGTGGTTCAACTACGAGCTGACCCGGACCTGGTTCAAGACCTTCTCGTTCCACGAGACGGACCAGACCTTCAAGGACCCGCGGTTCGCCCCGGTCGAGGCGGGCGATCTCCAGTCCATCAACGGCGTGTTCGCCGACATGAAGTGGAACCAGCCCTTCGACGCCGACTTCGGCCCCGACGGCGCGCTGTACGTCATCGACTTCGGACTCGGCAGCGGTACGGGCCGGGGTGGCACCAACGAGGGCTCGGGCATCTACCGCATCGACCACGTCGGTGACAACCGGCTGCCCACGGCCAAGGCCACCGCGACCCCGGACAGCGGCGTCTCCCCGCTGCGGGTGGCGTTCTCCAGCAGCGGTTCCGGCGTGCCCGGCGACCTGCCGGCCACCTACGCCTGGGACTTCGACGGGAACGGCACCATCGACTCCACGCAGGCGAACCCGTCCCATGTCTACCGCGCCGACGGGCAGTTCACCGCGCGGCTGACCGTCACCGGGCCCGGCGGGCTCACCGCGAGCTCGGTGCAGGACATCACCGTGGGCAACACCCGGCCGGTGGTGACCATCCAACAGCCGCCGGACGGGGGGATGTTCAGCTTCGGCGACACCATCCCGTTCCAGGTGAGGGTCAAGGACCAGGAGGACGGGAAGACCGGCGAGGGCGGGACCATCGACTGCTCCAAGGTCGTCGTGCAGTCCCAGCTCGGCCATGACAGCCACCTGCACCCACTGGACAACTACCAGGGCTGCGCGGGCGAGATCGCGACGGACGCCGGGGACAGCCACGGGCCCGGGCAGAACCTGTACTACGGCATCACCGCCACGTACACGGACAGCGGGGCCGGGACCGTGCCCGCGCTGACCGGTTCCTCCGCGCTCACGCTGCGCACGACGTTCCGCGAGGCGGAGCACCGTACCGAGACCGGCGGCGCCAACGGCGGCGCGGTGACGGGTGACCGGGCGGACGCGTCGGGCGGCAAGCGCCTGACCGAGATCGAGCACGGCGACTGGATCGCGTTCTCCCCCGTCAACCTCAAGGGCATCACGTCCGTCACCGTGGGCGCGGCCTCGGGCGGCATCGGCGGGAAGATCGAGTTCCGTAACGGCTCGCCCACCGGGCCGCTGATGGGCACGGTGACCGTCCCGAACACCGGCGGTTGGGGCAACGTCGTCTCGCCGAGCGTCAACCTCCGGCCGGTGGGCACCACCGTGAAGATGTACGCGGTGTTCGTCAACCCCGAGTGGTCGGCGGAGAAGGCGGACCTGTTCGCCGTGGACTGGCTGCACTTCAACGGCCCCGGTGTGGAGGCCAAGCCGGCGACGACGGTCACCGTGACGGCGGCCGCCGTGAGCGCCACCGATCCGCTCACCCGCCAGCTGACCGCCACGGTCGCCCCGGCGGCCGGACGCACGATCGCCTCCTACCACTGGGACTTCGGCGACAACACGAAGCCGACGGGCGTGGAGGGCCCGTCCGCACGTCACACCTACGCACGACCGGGTCCGTACACGGCCCACCTGACCGTCACCGACAACAAGGGTGACACCACGACCGGCGCGGTCCGGATCAACGCAGGCGGAGAGGACAGTTGAGATGACCGGCACGCGACGCTCCTTCCTCGGCAGAGCGGTGGGTACGGCGGTGGGTCTGGCCGCACTGGGGGCCGGCACCGCGGCGAGTACGGGGACGGCCTCGGCGGCCCCCGCCTCGGCCGCCTCCCGCCGCTGCTCACGGCGCATCCCGCCGTCCGGGATCGGCATGCACCTCTACACGATGCGCACCCCCCTCGCGACGGACTTCAAGGGCACGCTGGAACGGCTGGCGCGCATCGGCTACGCGACGGTCGGGGTCAGCGGCAGGCACGGGCACACCGCGGCCGACATCCGGCGGATGCTGGACGAGACGCGGCTCAAGGCCGTCCTCGAACACGTCGGGTACGGCACGGTCGCCGGCAGCGGCCTGCCGCAGGCGATCGAGGACGTCAGGACGCTCGGCGGCAAGTGGGTCGTCGTACCGAGCCTGCCCGCCGAACTGCACTCCCCCGCCGGATACCGGGAAGCGGCACGGCAGTTGAACAAGGCCGGGCTGCTCGCCCGGGAGTCCGGGCTCAAGGTGCTCTTCCACAACCACGACGCCGACCACGTGGTGGTCGACGGCGAGAACCTGTTCGGGATCCTGCTCAAGGAGACCGACCCCGACCTGGTCGGGTTCGAGCTGGACCTGTACTGGGCGGCGAAGGGCGGCGACGACCCGGGCCGGCTGTTCACGGAGCACCCCCGCCGCTTCCCGGCGCTCCATGTGAAGGACATGGCGCCCAACGGTGGTTTCGAGGACGTCGGTTCGGGGGTGCTCGACTTCCCGGCCATGTTCGACACGGCGCGCAGCGGAGGTGTCAAGCAGTGGCTCGTGGAGCACGATTCCCCGCCGGACCCGTTCGTCAGCGCGCTGAACAGCTACCGCTACCTGTCCCGGCTGCGGTACTGAACACACCGCTGGGCCCCTTGTAGAAGAAGGTGGTCGGGCGGAGCGTCCCGCCCGGGTCCTCGGCGTGGCCGGGGACCACACCGAGCACGGTCCACCCCGCCGCGCGGTACAGCCGCTCGGCGGGGCTGTCCGTCTCGGTGTCCAGCATCAGCAGGGTGACCCCGGCCTCGGCCGCCGCCGTCTCGGCGGCGGCCAGCAGGGCCCGGCCGAGGCCGCGGCCGCGTGCGTCGCGGTGGACCATGAGCTTGCGGATCTCGGCGCGGTGGCGGGCGTTGGGCTTGTCGGCGTACGCGACGGTCACCGTACCGAGCACCCGGTCACCGTCCCGGCAGACCCGCACGGACAGCTCCCCCGCCCGGACGGCACCCGCCTGGGCCCGCCACCACGCGACGGCGTCGGTACGGTCCAGCGGGTGCAGGAAGCCCACGGACGCGCCGCCCGCCACGGTGTCGACGAGCAGGTCGGCGAGGGTCCCGGCGAGGGCGAGCAGGTCGTCGGCGCCGAGGATCTCGACGGCGGGGCCCGTGCGGGGGCCGCCGCCCCGGGCGGAGCGGCCGCTCACGGCAGGACCACCACCACTCCGTACCTGACCGGCTCCGTTCCGAGGCACCGGAAGCGGGTCGGGCCCCACAGCCGCGTCCGCAGACAGTCGCCCGCGCGCAGGGTGTGCGCCGTACCGTCCACCGTCATCTCGACGGACCCCTCCAGCACCCAGACGTGCTGCTCCATGCCGGGCACGGGCGGCCTGTCGTACGACACGTCCGCGCCGGGCCGCAGGGTGCCCTCGACCACCTCGGCCCGCAGCCCCGCCTGCGGCGGTGACACCGACCGGCGTACGAAGCCGGAGGCCGCGTCCGTCCAGACGGTCTGGGCACCGGCCCGCACCAGGTGGGCGGGCTCCGTCTCCACCTCGCTGAGGAGCTGCGACAGGGTGCGCCCGTACACCGCGCAGAGCCGGCCGAGCAGCGCGGCCGTGGGACTGATCTCGCGGCGCTCGGCCCGCGACAGGGTGGAGCGGCTGACGCCACTGCGCCGCGCCAACTCCTCCAGGGACCAACCGCGTTCACCCCGCAGCTCGGCGAGCCGCGCGGCCAGCAGCACGTCGACCCGGTCGTCCCCGGGCCCGGCATCCTCGTCTCTCACATCCGGGATGATATCCCGGATCCGGGATCGCCGCGAAGTCACCCGCCCCGCGGTCAGTCCTCGTCGCGGTACGTGACCCGCCCGCCACTCCACGACCACACCCGACGGTGGGAGGACAATCTCCAGGTGTCGTCGGCCGTCGCGGTCCCGAGGACCCACTCCCTGAGTTCCGGGAGGGCGAGGGCCCGCAACACCGCACGGACCCGGGCCCGTTCGGCCGCGCCGACCGTTCCGACACCGATCCAGGCACCCACCGCGTCCGGATGTGGTCCCCGACCGTGGTTCCTGGGCCCCACGGGCGGACATGCCGGAACCATGACAGGGATCGGCCGCCAGGTCCTGCTCATTTCGCCGCGCCCGGCCGTCGCGCACGCCGGAGGGCGCCCCCGCTCAGTCCGCCGCGGAGGCCGCGCCCAGCAGGTCGCGGATCCGGGAGGCCGCTTCGCGGAACTCGGGGCGGCCGAGCGTCTCCGTGTAGTCGCGTTCCGCCGGGAGTCCCACGTCGATGATCTCGGTGACCGTGCCGGGCCGCGGGCTCATCACCACCACCCGGTCCGCGAGATAGACCGCCTCCGAGATGGAGTGGGTCACCAGCAGCACGGTGGTGCCCGTCTCGCGCCAGATCCGGTGCAGTTCCCGGTTCATCTGCTCGCGGGTCAGCGCGTCGAGCGCGCCGAACGGTTCGTCCATCAGCAGGACCGGCGGTTTGTGCAGCAACGCCCGGCACAGCGCCACACGTTGCTGCATCCCGCCCGACAACTCGTGCGGGTACGCGTCCTCGAAGCCCCTCAGCCCGGTCATCTCGATGAGTTCGTCGGCCCGTCGGCGGGCATCGGCGCCCGGCATCCGGCGCATCTCCGCCTGGAGCAGGATGTTGCGCCGGGCGCTGCGCCACTCCAGGAGCGCCGCCCGCTGGAAGACGTACCCGATGTCGGGGCGCGGGCCGTGAACCTCCTCGCCGTGCAGCCGCACGGACCCGGCGGACGCGTCGAGGAGGCCGGCGACCAGCTTGAGCAGCGTGGACTTGCCGCAGCCCGAGGGGCCGACCAGGGCGACGAACTCCCCCGCCGCCACGTCGAGGGAAATGTCGCGCAGGGCGGTGACGTCCCGGTTCTTCGTACGGAAGCGGACGGAGACGTCGGACAGTCCCACGGCCGCCGCACCGGTCACACCGGCCACCGCTCCGGCCCTGCCGGTCCTGCCGGTCGCGCCCGTGTCGCGGAGCTTCGCGTCGGAGGCCATCGTCATCCCTTCAGCGCCGTGCCGCGGTCCCAGTACTCCGTGACCGCCTTCGGGCTCTTCACCAGCCCGGCCTCGGCGAAGACGTCGATCGTCTGCTGCCAGTCGGCCTCGGTGTTCACCCCCGGCGCCTTGCCGTTCGTCGCGTCGGTGTGGAGCAGGGTCAGCGTCGTCGTGAACTGCTCCGACAGGACGCCGTGCGGCGGCAGTTGCT includes these proteins:
- a CDS encoding aldo/keto reductase, yielding MKTRRIGTVDVSAIGLGGMPMSIEGRPDETRSVATVHAALDAGVTLIDTADAYHLYADEVGHNESLIAKALASHDRGGEVLVATKGGHLRPGDGSWTLDGRPEHIKAACEASLGRLGVEAIGLYQFHRPDPKVPYAESVGAIRDLLDAGKIQQAGISNADPDMIRLANDILGGRLVSVQNQFSPAYRSSEPELELCAELGIAFLPWSPFGGITRAGELGSRFAPFTRVAEAHGVSAHQVCLAWLLAKSPTVVPIPGSSRPATVRDSVAAADLTLTAEELAELDAA
- a CDS encoding ThuA domain-containing protein codes for the protein MRTSSPILVLTALLALVLGLGMASPPRADAAPFRVLVFSKVTNFSHDSIPAGVEAVRQLGSENGFEVEATTDATAFTTANLARFQAIVFNNTNSTPESGDLLDAPQRAALQGFVRAGGGWVGLHAASASERDWGWYEGLVGAIFDKHPAIQTGRVKVLDQAHPSTKGLPELWERTEEWYNWRTNPTGKVHTLAQIKVNDGITGLDEGVDHPWSWCQNYDGGRSWFTAGGHDAAAFQEAAFRKHLLGGIQWAAGNKPGDCTATKTGSFQRTALATEDLADPFELAVAPDGRVFFIQRTGKLKVIDQKTLKVSTALDFAYTPEMTSQSDGLLGLALDPDFATNNWLYLLNSDKTEKQLNLSRFTVTGNTVEPGSEKRLLTVPTQRDEGRANSHMAGSIAFDKNGDLYIATGDNTDPFASDGFTPIDEREGRRAWDAQRTSGNTNDLRGKILRITPEDDGTYSVPEGNLFAPGTAQTRPEVYAMGMRNPFRITTDPRSGALMVADYGPDARAAVADRGPEGTVEYSRITEAGNYGWPYCTGNNTPFNDYDFATRTSGPKFDCGNLVNDSPYNTGLRDLPPAKPATVWYAYSASPRFPELGTGGGGPMSGPVYDYDPANPNPAKFPEYFEGKWFNYELTRTWFKTFSFHETDQTFKDPRFAPVEAGDLQSINGVFADMKWNQPFDADFGPDGALYVIDFGLGSGTGRGGTNEGSGIYRIDHVGDNRLPTAKATATPDSGVSPLRVAFSSSGSGVPGDLPATYAWDFDGNGTIDSTQANPSHVYRADGQFTARLTVTGPGGLTASSVQDITVGNTRPVVTIQQPPDGGMFSFGDTIPFQVRVKDQEDGKTGEGGTIDCSKVVVQSQLGHDSHLHPLDNYQGCAGEIATDAGDSHGPGQNLYYGITATYTDSGAGTVPALTGSSALTLRTTFREAEHRTETGGANGGAVTGDRADASGGKRLTEIEHGDWIAFSPVNLKGITSVTVGAASGGIGGKIEFRNGSPTGPLMGTVTVPNTGGWGNVVSPSVNLRPVGTTVKMYAVFVNPEWSAEKADLFAVDWLHFNGPGVEAKPATTVTVTAAAVSATDPLTRQLTATVAPAAGRTIASYHWDFGDNTKPTGVEGPSARHTYARPGPYTAHLTVTDNKGDTTTGAVRINAGGEDS
- a CDS encoding sugar phosphate isomerase/epimerase, translated to MHLYTMRTPLATDFKGTLERLARIGYATVGVSGRHGHTAADIRRMLDETRLKAVLEHVGYGTVAGSGLPQAIEDVRTLGGKWVVVPSLPAELHSPAGYREAARQLNKAGLLARESGLKVLFHNHDADHVVVDGENLFGILLKETDPDLVGFELDLYWAAKGGDDPGRLFTEHPRRFPALHVKDMAPNGGFEDVGSGVLDFPAMFDTARSGGVKQWLVEHDSPPDPFVSALNSYRYLSRLRY
- a CDS encoding N-acetyltransferase family protein: MSGRSARGGGPRTGPAVEILGADDLLALAGTLADLLVDTVAGGASVGFLHPLDRTDAVAWWRAQAGAVRAGELSVRVCRDGDRVLGTVTVAYADKPNARHRAEIRKLMVHRDARGRGLGRALLAAAETAAAEAGVTLLMLDTETDSPAERLYRAAGWTVLGVVPGHAEDPGGTLRPTTFFYKGPSGVFSTAAGTGSGSCSAR
- a CDS encoding helix-turn-helix domain-containing protein is translated as MRDEDAGPGDDRVDVLLAARLAELRGERGWSLEELARRSGVSRSTLSRAERREISPTAALLGRLCAVYGRTLSQLLSEVETEPAHLVRAGAQTVWTDAASGFVRRSVSPPQAGLRAEVVEGTLRPGADVSYDRPPVPGMEQHVWVLEGSVEMTVDGTAHTLRAGDCLRTRLWGPTRFRCLGTEPVRYGVVVVLP
- a CDS encoding ABC transporter ATP-binding protein, coding for MTMASDAKLRDTGATGRTGRAGAVAGVTGAAAVGLSDVSVRFRTKNRDVTALRDISLDVAAGEFVALVGPSGCGKSTLLKLVAGLLDASAGSVRLHGEEVHGPRPDIGYVFQRAALLEWRSARRNILLQAEMRRMPGADARRRADELIEMTGLRGFEDAYPHELSGGMQQRVALCRALLHKPPVLLMDEPFGALDALTREQMNRELHRIWRETGTTVLLVTHSISEAVYLADRVVVMSPRPGTVTEIIDVGLPAERDYTETLGRPEFREAASRIRDLLGAASAAD